Part of the Cellulomonas taurus genome, CGGAGATGAACGGCATCGAGGCGGTGCGGGAGCTGCGCCGCGCGCGGCACTCCATGCCGATCATCATGTTCTCCACGCTGACCGAGCGCGGTGCCTCCGCGACGCTGGACGCGCTGGTCGCGGGCGCCACGGACTACGTGACCAAGCCCGCGAACGTCGGCAGCGTCCAGGAGTCGCTGGCCCAGGTCGCCAGCCAGCTCATCCCCAAGATCAAGGCCCTGGTGCCCAAGCGCGCCGAACTCGGCCGCGCGAGCGTGCCGAACCAGCACGCACCGGCCGCCCCGTCGGCGCCGATCCGTCCGGCCGCCCGCGGCCCGGTGACCACCCGGCCGATGCCGCCGGTGCATCCGGTGCAGGCGCTGATCATCGGCTCCTCGACCGGCGGCCCGGAGGCGCTGTCCAAGGTGCTGAGCAACCTGTCGGTGCCGCCGACGGTGCCGGTGCTGCTGGTGCAGCACATGCCCCCGGTGTTCACCCGGCAGCTGGCCGCGCGCTTGGACCGGCTCGGCCCGGCCACCGTGGTCGAAGCGGCGGACGGCGACGTCCTGCGCCCGGGCACCGTGTACGTGGCACCGGGCGATCACCACCTGGAGCTGCGCCGGTCGGCCGGCACCCTGCGGATCGCGATCACCGACGGCCCGCCGGTCAACTTCTGCCGTCCCTCGGTGGACGTGCTGTTCCGGTCGGCGGTCAAGGAGTTCGGCGGGAAGGTGCTCGCGGTGGTCCTCACCGGCATGGGCGCCGACGGTCGGACCGGCTGTGAGGACGTGGTCTCCGCCGGAGGCACCGTCCTGGTCCAGGACGAGCCGACCAGTGTGGTGTGGGGCATGCCGGGTGCGGTCGCGACCGCTGGTCTGGCCCACAGGATCCTGCCGGTGGGCGATGTCGCACCGGCCATCGAATCGGTGCTCGCACGCAGCGGCACCGCAGTCCCGAGCGGAGGCGCAAGATGAGCCTGACCCGCGAGACCTTCGACTTCGTCGCGGACCTGGTCCGACGGCGCAGTGCGATCCAGTTGGAACCGGGCAAGGAGTACCTGGTCGAGAGTCGGCTGCTGCCGCTGGCCCGCGAGGGTGGGCACGCGGGGGTGGACGCCTACGTGTCGTCGGTGCGCACCGGCCGTCGGGAGGCCGACCTGGTCGCCGTGGTCGAGGCGCTGACCACCAACGAGACCTCCTGGTTCCGTGACTCCACCCCGTTCAGCGCGCTGCGCACGCACATGCTGCCGGCACTGCGGGCGGACCGTCCGGTGCTGGACCGGCTGCGGGTGTGGTCGGCCGCCTGTTCCACCGGGCAGGAGCCGTACTCGATCGCGATGACCCTGGCCGAGATCCTCGGCCCGTCGACCCGCACCGAGATCGTGGCCACCGACCTGTCCGACCAGGTGCTGAACCAGGCGAAGGAGGGCAGGTACTCGCAGCTCGAGGTGAACCGGGGTCTGCCCGCGCCGATGCTGGTCCGGCACTTCCGCCGGTCCGGCGCGGACTGGCAGATCGCCGAGGAACTGCGTCGCACCATCACCTTCCAGCGGCACAACCTGCTGGACGCGGCACCGCTGGGACCGTTCGACATCGTGTTCCTGCGCAACGTCCTCATCTACTTCGACCTGGACACCAAGCGAGCGATCCTCGGCCGGGTGCACCGGGTCCTGCGGCCGGGCGGCTTCCTGGTGCTGGGTGCCGCGGAGACCACCATCGGGGTGGACGGCGACTGGGAACGGGTGCCGGTCGCCCGGGGCTCGGTCTACCGGCCGGTGCACGGCGGATCCGCCGGGCTGCCCACCCCCCGCACCACCACCACCAATTTCCCGGTGGCGTCCACCTCGACCTTCGTCAACCAAGGAGTGAGCCGATGAGAGCCCTGGTCATCGACGACTCGCGGACCATGCGCCGCATCGTCGCGCACACCCTGGAGGAGCTGGGCTTCAGCACCGTCCAGGCGGGCGACGGGCAGGAGGCTCTGGACGTCCTGGAATCGGGCGACCAGGTCGACCTGGCCTGCATCGACTGGAACATGCCGGTGATGGACGGACTGACCTTCGTCACCAATGTCCGGTCGCGCCCCGAGTGGCGATCCATCACCCTGATGATGGTCACCACGGAGAGCGAGCACGGTCAGATCGTCCGGGCCTTGGCCGCGGGCGCGCACGAGTACCTGATCAAGCCTTTCACCCCTGACGCGATCCGGGACAAGCTCGACCTGCTCGGGCTGCTCCCGCTGGAGGAACCGGTATGAGCATCGCCGTGGAGACCGACCAGGTCTACGCCATCACCGAGGAGGTGTTCGGCGCGATGATCGACCCGGAGCCGGGGTACCTGCGGCCGTGGGAGGGCGACCTGCCCACCCCGACCGACCCCCTCGCCGCCTGGGTCGACGTGCACGGTGAACTGGCCGGCCGGGCCGCCGTGATCTGCGAGACCGCCACCGCCCACGAGCTGGCCCGCGCGCTGCTCCGGATGGAGCCGCACGAGGAGGTGACCCCCGCCGATCTGGTGGACGCCTTCGGCGAGGTC contains:
- a CDS encoding chemotaxis protein CheX, which translates into the protein MSIAVETDQVYAITEEVFGAMIDPEPGYLRPWEGDLPTPTDPLAAWVDVHGELAGRAAVICETATAHELARALLRMEPHEEVTPADLVDAFGEVANVVGGNIKALLPSQGSLTLPQVAAAVPQAPADAPAHTLALDWRGHPLSVVVWLF
- a CDS encoding protein-glutamate methylesterase/protein-glutamine glutaminase, which codes for MLVTRIRVLVVDDSVVVRRLVTDSLSRDPDIEVVGFASNGKIALSKVDQLGPDLVTMDIEMPEMNGIEAVRELRRARHSMPIIMFSTLTERGASATLDALVAGATDYVTKPANVGSVQESLAQVASQLIPKIKALVPKRAELGRASVPNQHAPAAPSAPIRPAARGPVTTRPMPPVHPVQALIIGSSTGGPEALSKVLSNLSVPPTVPVLLVQHMPPVFTRQLAARLDRLGPATVVEAADGDVLRPGTVYVAPGDHHLELRRSAGTLRIAITDGPPVNFCRPSVDVLFRSAVKEFGGKVLAVVLTGMGADGRTGCEDVVSAGGTVLVQDEPTSVVWGMPGAVATAGLAHRILPVGDVAPAIESVLARSGTAVPSGGAR
- a CDS encoding response regulator, whose product is MRALVIDDSRTMRRIVAHTLEELGFSTVQAGDGQEALDVLESGDQVDLACIDWNMPVMDGLTFVTNVRSRPEWRSITLMMVTTESEHGQIVRALAAGAHEYLIKPFTPDAIRDKLDLLGLLPLEEPV
- a CDS encoding CheR family methyltransferase, yielding MSLTRETFDFVADLVRRRSAIQLEPGKEYLVESRLLPLAREGGHAGVDAYVSSVRTGRREADLVAVVEALTTNETSWFRDSTPFSALRTHMLPALRADRPVLDRLRVWSAACSTGQEPYSIAMTLAEILGPSTRTEIVATDLSDQVLNQAKEGRYSQLEVNRGLPAPMLVRHFRRSGADWQIAEELRRTITFQRHNLLDAAPLGPFDIVFLRNVLIYFDLDTKRAILGRVHRVLRPGGFLVLGAAETTIGVDGDWERVPVARGSVYRPVHGGSAGLPTPRTTTTNFPVASTSTFVNQGVSR